The following are encoded in a window of Fulvia fulva chromosome 7, complete sequence genomic DNA:
- a CDS encoding Subtilisin-like protease 2 — MQLSCLLTLWCGWFTLINAAATNSSLNDGIIPDAYIVTVHDGFDVPTVIGQLLEQAVGSEISHVYESDAFNGFAFRGRLTVMDRLLDLAGIRTIEPDRVVKLDYVMSSKRAEETQTDAPWGLARISHNKPGAKDYVYNSTAKDDDIIAYVIDTGIYIEHEDFSDGRAVHGWNFVDNSTNGNDDNGHGTHVAGTIGGTTYGVAKGVHLIAVKVLDAAGSGTTSGIIAAISWAVDDMNKRGKKEKAVANMSLGGVFSEALNTAVDSAVTAGLFFGVAAGNEGLPAYFYSPASARYTCTVAATDEKDKRAYFSNWGSSNYVDISAPGVNIKSAWIDYSTAANTISGTSMATPHVVGVAAAFLTASRPRVFVVTYKRRPQQLLSRSSSMACCFTTIVANEFSYRLILRFPGHRSLTRDER, encoded by the exons ATGCAGCTCTCTTGTCTCCTCACCTTATGGTGTGGTTGGTTCACTCTGATCAATGCCGCTGCGACCAACTCAAGCCTGAACGACGGCATCATCCCCGATGCATACATTGTCACGGTCCACGATGGCTTCGATGTACCGACCGTTATTGGACAGCTTCTCGAACAAGCCGTTGGCTCGGAAATCTCTCATGTCTATGAGTCGGACGCTTTCAACGGATTTGCCTTTCGCGGTCGTCTCACTGTGATGGACCGCCTCCTCGACCTGGCCGGTATTAGAACCATTGAGCCAGACCGTGTGGTCAAGCTCGACTATGTCATGAGTTCGAAACGAGCCGAAGAAACTCAGACAGACGCACCTTGGG GTCTTGCTCGAATTTCACACAACAAGCCCGGCGCCAAGGACTACGTTTATAATTCAACTGCCAAAGACGATGACATTATAGCGTATGTTATTGATACCGGCATCTACATCGAGCACGAAGATTTCTCAGATGGACGAGCGGTCCATGGTTGGAATTTCGTCGACAACAGCACGAATGGCAACGATGACAATG GCCATGGTACGCACGTAGCAGGCACAATCGGTGGTACTACGTATGGAGTCGCCAAAGGGGTCCATCTTATAGCTGTCAAGGTTCTCGACGCTGCAGGCTCGGGCACCACTTCTGGGATCATAGCAGCGATCTCATGGGCTGTTGATGATATGAACAAAAGGGGCAAGAAAGAAAAAGCCGTGGCGAATATGAGTCTTGGAGGGGTTTTCAGTGAAGCCCTGAATACTGCGGTCGACAGCGCGGTTACTGCGGGCCTCTTCTTTGGCGTTGCCGCTGGTAATGAGGGCCTTCCTGCGTACTTCTACTCGCCTGCTTCTGCCAGGTACACCTGCACGGTCGCCGCAACAGACGAAAAAGATAAACGGGCGTACTTCTCCAACTGGGGCTCTTCCAATTACGTCGACATTTCTGCGCCGGGGGTCAACATCAAAAGTGCCTGGATTGACTATTCCACTGCCGCCAACACTATATCTGGTACTAGTATGGCCACACCTCACGTAGTGGGAGTCGCTGCGGCCTTCCTCACGGCATCTCGTCCAAGGGTCTTTGTGGTCACATACAAGAGAAGGCCACAACAGCTGTTAAGTCGATCCTCGTCAATGGCCTGCTGCTTTACAACGATAGTGGCAAATGAGTTCTCATATCGGCTGATATTGCGCTTCCCCGGGCACAGAAGCTTGACTCGGGATGAGCGATAG